One stretch of Pradoshia sp. D12 DNA includes these proteins:
- the mraZ gene encoding division/cell wall cluster transcriptional repressor MraZ: MFMGEYHHSIDSKGRIIIPSKFRESLGDMFVITRGLDQCLFGYPLDEWSQLEEKLKGLPLTKKDARAFTRFFFSGATECELDKQGRVNIPGPLLNYGKLEKECVVLGVSNRIEIWSKSIWEEYFSESEESFSEIAENMIGFDI, translated from the coding sequence ATGTTCATGGGTGAATACCATCATTCAATTGATTCAAAAGGACGCATAATCATACCTTCTAAATTTCGGGAAAGTTTAGGCGATATGTTTGTAATTACACGCGGCCTTGATCAATGCCTGTTTGGATATCCACTGGATGAATGGTCTCAACTTGAAGAAAAACTAAAAGGCCTTCCACTTACGAAGAAGGATGCAAGAGCATTTACCCGTTTCTTTTTTTCAGGTGCGACTGAATGTGAACTGGATAAACAGGGACGTGTGAACATCCCGGGACCACTTTTAAACTATGGAAAATTGGAAAAAGAATGCGTAGTTTTAGGAGTATCTAACCGGATAGAAATATGGAGTAAATCAATATGGGAAGAATATTTCTCGGAATCAGAAGAATCTTTCTCAGAGATTGCTGAAAATATGATTGGTTTTGATATTTAA
- a CDS encoding YceD family protein has translation MKWTIPQLQKFRDNGFNVDETADLSELKKADPQIRDISPIRVFGKADLSSNRVTFHLKISGTLTLPCSRTLVDVPFPIDVQTTETYLFNQYEGMETEDGEYHVAEGDVVDLTPVIKEIILTEIPLQVFCDTDHPVGAAPLAGDDWELILEDQQVKKVDPRLAKLAHFFDNNDDNSEK, from the coding sequence ATGAAATGGACAATTCCACAACTGCAAAAATTTCGCGACAATGGTTTTAATGTAGATGAGACAGCAGATCTTTCTGAACTGAAAAAGGCAGATCCGCAAATTCGTGATATTTCACCAATTCGTGTATTTGGGAAAGCTGACTTGAGTTCCAATCGAGTTACTTTTCATTTGAAAATATCTGGTACATTGACATTACCATGTTCAAGAACCTTAGTTGATGTCCCATTCCCAATCGATGTTCAAACAACAGAGACATACCTTTTTAATCAATATGAAGGTATGGAGACTGAGGATGGAGAATATCATGTGGCTGAGGGTGATGTAGTGGATCTTACGCCGGTAATCAAAGAAATAATTCTCACGGAGATTCCATTGCAGGTATTCTGTGATACGGATCATCCTGTAGGTGCTGCTCCGCTAGCTGGAGATGACTGGGAATTAATCTTAGAGGACCAACAAGTTAAAAAAGTTGACCCAAGACTGGCAAAGTTGGCCCATTTTTTTGACAACAATGATGATAACAGTGAAAAATGA
- a CDS encoding N-acetyltransferase — MSVKVEKLRVNYRTLEEFKKFKEYGLQELSMLEDLQANLIEDNSESPFYGIYFGDKLVARMSLYKIDARFDKYFDPPQDYYEIWKLEVLPDYQKKGYGSMLVQFSKDLGLPIKTNPRVHSRTFWEKQGFEPVEYDMERDLGENPLIWQPNNDK, encoded by the coding sequence GTGAGTGTAAAGGTTGAAAAATTACGCGTTAACTACCGCACGCTTGAAGAATTCAAGAAATTTAAGGAATATGGTTTGCAAGAATTATCCATGCTTGAAGATCTGCAGGCAAATCTTATTGAAGATAATAGCGAATCACCTTTTTACGGCATCTATTTTGGGGATAAATTAGTGGCCAGGATGAGTCTTTATAAAATCGATGCCAGGTTTGATAAATATTTTGACCCTCCACAGGATTACTACGAAATATGGAAGCTTGAAGTTTTACCGGATTATCAAAAAAAGGGATACGGCTCCATGCTCGTCCAATTCTCCAAAGACCTTGGCCTGCCGATCAAAACAAACCCAAGAGTCCATTCGCGTACTTTTTGGGAAAAACAGGGCTTCGAACCTGTAGAGTATGATATGGAAAGAGATTTAGGAGAGAACCCACTGATTTGGCAGCCTAATAATGATAAATAG
- a CDS encoding RsfA family transcriptional regulator yields MTGSRQDGWSQDEDVYLAEVVLRHIREGSTQLKAFEEVGKGLSRTPAACGFRWNSYVRKQYSEGIELAKKVRKDLKKSIGTAELEVEQPQREEQEISVGIVGNAELNLSLDTVIAYLTSLKSRLEERSFRSPEELLLEYSELKKHADYLVQERDTVEIRFKQMEKDYRGLLDLLNRARQLSEEK; encoded by the coding sequence ATGACAGGTTCGAGGCAGGATGGATGGTCGCAGGATGAGGATGTCTATTTGGCGGAGGTCGTATTACGCCATATCCGTGAGGGAAGCACGCAATTAAAAGCATTTGAAGAGGTTGGAAAAGGGTTGTCGAGAACTCCTGCTGCGTGTGGCTTTAGATGGAATTCTTATGTCCGTAAGCAATATTCGGAAGGGATAGAGCTGGCTAAAAAGGTACGTAAAGATCTTAAAAAATCGATAGGGACTGCGGAATTGGAGGTGGAGCAGCCGCAGCGTGAGGAACAAGAAATCTCGGTCGGAATAGTCGGGAATGCTGAGCTCAATCTTTCTCTAGATACAGTTATTGCCTATTTAACCAGCTTAAAGAGTAGGTTGGAAGAACGATCATTCCGCTCGCCTGAAGAATTACTGCTGGAGTACTCAGAGTTAAAAAAGCATGCAGATTATTTAGTTCAAGAGAGAGATACAGTAGAAATACGATTTAAGCAGATGGAGAAGGACTACCGTGGATTGCTTGATTTACTGAATCGGGCACGTCAATTATCGGAGGAAAAATGA
- a CDS encoding DUF3397 domain-containing protein, producing the protein MDSLLAGLIAICVIMPIIVYLTVYTISRQMLKNNKKAVRLSADATTVFLIMAVHYAIIALFEHSYLWIILIVLIIIASAVLFMHYKVREEVDLKRVFTGFWRASFLLFSAAYFLLAAIGILERIVKVFT; encoded by the coding sequence GTGGACAGCTTATTAGCAGGCCTTATCGCTATTTGCGTAATCATGCCAATTATTGTTTATTTGACCGTATATACAATTTCCCGACAGATGCTTAAAAATAACAAAAAGGCAGTCAGGCTTTCTGCCGACGCTACGACGGTTTTTTTGATTATGGCAGTTCATTATGCAATCATCGCTCTTTTTGAACATTCATACTTATGGATTATTTTAATTGTCTTGATTATAATCGCTTCCGCTGTGTTGTTTATGCATTACAAAGTAAGGGAAGAGGTTGACTTGAAAAGAGTTTTCACTGGTTTTTGGAGAGCTTCATTCCTGTTATTCTCTGCCGCCTATTTTTTATTGGCCGCAATTGGGATTCTTGAGAGAATAGTAAAAGTATTTACATAG
- a CDS encoding 2-dehydropantoate 2-reductase has translation MRIGIIGGGAIGLLAASKLSDNHQITLFTHTSLQADEINEKGITLIDMQGEVNYKNINALCIDDSEHLIQRQEIIILSVKQTALIELWSLLEENASAVVFLQNGMSHFAHLPELLVSTIYTGIVEHGAIRENNHTVHHTGIGMIKMGLYRGRKLPGMEYLDTDGFPVQLLPDIKSIHTEKLIINSVINPLTSILGVRNGELIKNTYYIKLLKSICQEVCHSLLIPETEHQIYLERVITICGRTAKNTSSMLRDLQLGKKTEIEAILGYCIREADKNDIPAPQCKMLFNMVRGMEESEEM, from the coding sequence ATGAGGATTGGGATAATAGGAGGAGGGGCAATTGGATTATTGGCAGCCTCCAAGCTGAGTGATAACCATCAAATTACGCTATTCACGCACACATCATTACAAGCGGACGAAATTAATGAAAAAGGAATTACCCTAATTGACATGCAGGGTGAGGTTAATTATAAAAATATTAATGCGTTATGTATTGATGATTCGGAACATTTAATTCAAAGACAAGAAATCATCATTCTAAGCGTAAAGCAGACCGCTCTCATAGAACTATGGTCTCTACTAGAAGAGAATGCATCTGCAGTTGTCTTTTTACAAAACGGTATGAGCCATTTCGCTCATTTACCTGAATTGTTGGTTTCCACAATCTATACTGGGATTGTTGAGCATGGTGCCATTCGGGAAAATAATCATACGGTTCACCATACAGGAATTGGAATGATAAAAATGGGCTTATATAGAGGAAGGAAGCTGCCGGGTATGGAATATTTGGATACGGATGGTTTTCCGGTGCAATTGCTCCCTGATATCAAATCAATTCATACTGAAAAATTGATTATTAATTCTGTTATAAACCCGTTGACCAGTATATTAGGGGTTCGCAACGGTGAATTAATAAAAAATACATATTACATTAAGCTGTTGAAATCCATCTGTCAGGAGGTTTGTCATTCGTTATTAATTCCGGAAACTGAGCATCAGATTTATTTAGAGAGAGTTATTACAATATGTGGTCGAACAGCTAAGAATACCTCTTCTATGTTAAGGGATCTTCAGTTGGGTAAAAAAACTGAAATAGAGGCAATCCTTGGATATTGTATTCGCGAAGCAGATAAGAATGATATCCCAGCACCTCAATGTAAAATGCTGTTTAATATGGTGCGTGGTATGGAAGAAAGTGAGGAGATGTGA
- a CDS encoding nucleotidyltransferase translates to MNALGLVVEYNPFHNGHLYHLQQAKAITNADVTIGVMSGNFLQRGEPALVDKWTRTSMALKAGIDLIIELPFVHAVQKAEYFSEASILLLEEVGCQSVCFGSEQGEIEPFIHTYSIIQENSKEIDQWIQHYSKEGYSYPKAASLAFSELQARHPSMLSLDQPNNILGYHYVSAILKHKLSIEPVTIKRTGSGYHDPTLMPGTIASATGIRKELMESGKLDAISSFVPDTTFAHLKAYLTEQRTLHNWELYWPFLKVKLITTPAESLAQIYEMKEGLENRLIEAAERASNFMDFMSLIKTKRYTWTRLQRILTYTLLNFTRDEMPKDLTPPYIRVLGFTAAGQQYLKSIKKEKGNQIVSRLAACKNPLINIDKRAAIVHAAALPSAISMKAQKREYMSPIVLTD, encoded by the coding sequence ATGAATGCCCTGGGACTTGTAGTAGAATATAATCCTTTTCATAATGGACATTTATATCATTTACAACAAGCCAAAGCTATTACAAATGCTGATGTGACCATAGGCGTGATGAGCGGAAATTTCCTTCAGCGGGGGGAACCAGCCCTGGTGGATAAATGGACAAGGACTTCCATGGCCTTAAAGGCTGGTATTGATCTAATCATCGAACTTCCATTTGTTCATGCTGTTCAAAAGGCTGAATATTTCTCCGAAGCATCTATCCTATTATTAGAGGAAGTTGGCTGTCAGTCTGTTTGTTTTGGCAGCGAGCAAGGAGAAATAGAACCTTTTATACATACATACTCAATTATTCAGGAAAATTCTAAGGAAATCGATCAATGGATACAGCACTATAGCAAGGAGGGATACAGCTACCCCAAGGCTGCCTCTCTGGCCTTTTCGGAACTACAAGCGCGTCATCCTTCTATGCTTTCTTTAGACCAGCCTAATAATATCCTTGGATATCACTATGTATCCGCGATTTTAAAACATAAATTATCCATCGAGCCAGTAACCATTAAACGAACAGGTTCCGGATATCACGATCCAACTCTCATGCCAGGTACAATAGCAAGTGCAACTGGTATACGGAAAGAATTAATGGAAAGCGGTAAACTGGATGCGATCTCTTCCTTTGTTCCGGATACAACATTTGCCCATCTAAAAGCATATCTAACAGAGCAGCGCACTTTGCATAATTGGGAGTTGTATTGGCCATTTTTAAAAGTTAAATTAATCACGACGCCCGCAGAATCTCTTGCCCAAATTTACGAAATGAAAGAGGGCTTAGAGAATCGATTAATTGAAGCCGCTGAACGCGCCAGTAATTTCATGGATTTTATGTCATTAATTAAAACGAAGCGTTATACCTGGACTCGGCTACAAAGAATACTAACCTATACGCTGTTAAATTTCACAAGAGATGAAATGCCAAAAGACCTGACTCCGCCATATATTCGCGTATTGGGATTTACAGCTGCCGGGCAGCAATATTTAAAAAGCATAAAAAAAGAAAAGGGAAATCAGATCGTATCACGCCTAGCAGCCTGTAAAAATCCTTTAATAAATATTGATAAGAGGGCTGCCATTGTTCATGCTGCCGCTCTTCCCTCAGCTATTTCTATGAAAGCTCAAAAACGTGAATATATGTCACCCATTGTATTAACTGATTAA
- a CDS encoding enoyl-CoA hydratase/isomerase family protein, with amino-acid sequence MKEVIVEKKEGYLLVTLNRPHVRNAINFEVMDLLEESIEQVKTDGNCKAMVITGTGNVFCSGGDLKVFHLLDNQKDAYQMLSRMGEILYKIATLPKPVFAFLNGPAVGGGLELATACDFRYVKKGSFMGFIQIQQGITTGWGGGALLLERVAESKGLEWLMSGRKFSEEEASLYGFANGVVSNIDEKTIVGIIEPIIKNDINALMAYKSMTIRKKKASDLYKRMQEEIKRCSELWVSPFHMETVERFQKKSQ; translated from the coding sequence GTGAAAGAAGTGATTGTGGAGAAAAAAGAAGGATATTTGCTTGTTACGCTAAACCGGCCGCATGTTAGGAACGCCATAAATTTTGAGGTTATGGATTTATTGGAAGAGTCCATCGAACAAGTGAAAACGGATGGAAATTGTAAGGCCATGGTGATCACAGGAACTGGTAATGTTTTTTGTTCGGGTGGTGATTTAAAAGTCTTTCATCTTCTTGATAATCAAAAAGATGCTTACCAAATGTTATCGCGTATGGGAGAAATTTTATATAAAATAGCTACTTTGCCGAAGCCTGTTTTTGCTTTTTTAAATGGACCGGCTGTCGGCGGTGGATTGGAACTGGCTACAGCATGTGATTTTCGATATGTAAAAAAAGGATCTTTTATGGGCTTTATTCAAATTCAGCAGGGAATTACCACCGGTTGGGGCGGTGGAGCTCTTTTACTTGAGAGGGTGGCAGAATCCAAGGGACTGGAATGGCTGATGTCGGGGAGAAAATTTTCTGAAGAAGAGGCAAGCTTGTATGGATTTGCAAATGGCGTTGTGTCAAATATAGATGAGAAAACCATAGTAGGGATTATTGAGCCTATTATTAAAAATGATATTAATGCGTTGATGGCGTATAAAAGTATGACTATCCGCAAAAAGAAAGCATCTGATTTGTATAAACGGATGCAAGAAGAGATTAAACGATGTTCAGAGTTATGGGTATCACCATTCCATATGGAGACTGTGGAACGATTTCAGAAAAAGTCTCAATAA
- a CDS encoding SepM family pheromone-processing serine protease has protein sequence MKHKRKLNIGKIGVAVLLLAFLAAFYKLPYYVSTPGSAETLEQFVEVENGSEADGSFMLTTIRMGRANIYTYAWAKIADYHRIYELEQIRSQDETDEEYTVRQLKLMDDSQTSAILNGYKKAGYEAKVKVEGIYVLQIAKGKPADGVLKPGDRIIKVDGSEIESSEFFIDYISSKKAGDQVKLEIKRDNKNIVKTLQLEMLEETGRVGVGITLVEDRSVETDRDIEINADSIGGPSAGLMFTLEIFNQLTEEDYTKGKKIAGTGTISDDGTVGPIGGVDQKIVAADRADAEVFFAPNQQGAEESDYKIAVKTAEEIGTDMIIVPVDTVDDALDYLKSMK, from the coding sequence ATGAAGCATAAGCGTAAACTTAATATAGGCAAAATTGGGGTTGCAGTTCTATTGCTGGCATTTCTGGCTGCATTTTATAAATTGCCTTATTATGTTTCCACCCCTGGGTCGGCGGAGACATTGGAGCAATTTGTAGAGGTTGAAAATGGAAGTGAAGCAGATGGCTCTTTTATGCTGACAACGATCCGAATGGGCAGAGCGAATATTTATACATATGCATGGGCTAAAATAGCAGATTATCATAGGATTTATGAACTGGAACAAATTAGAAGTCAGGATGAAACCGATGAAGAATATACGGTTAGACAATTGAAATTGATGGATGATTCCCAAACATCCGCTATCCTGAACGGGTATAAAAAAGCAGGCTATGAAGCCAAAGTAAAAGTAGAAGGCATATATGTGCTGCAGATTGCCAAGGGTAAACCTGCAGACGGAGTATTGAAACCTGGAGATCGAATTATTAAAGTCGATGGAAGTGAAATTGAGTCAAGTGAATTTTTCATAGACTATATCTCCTCGAAAAAAGCTGGGGACCAAGTGAAATTAGAAATAAAGCGTGATAATAAAAATATTGTTAAGACACTTCAATTGGAGATGCTAGAGGAAACTGGACGAGTTGGCGTTGGCATTACCTTGGTTGAGGATCGAAGTGTTGAAACAGACCGAGATATCGAGATAAACGCAGATAGCATTGGGGGGCCTTCTGCTGGGTTAATGTTTACATTGGAGATCTTTAATCAATTAACGGAAGAGGATTACACGAAAGGGAAGAAAATAGCAGGAACAGGTACCATTTCTGATGATGGAACAGTCGGTCCTATCGGTGGTGTTGATCAGAAAATTGTAGCAGCTGATCGTGCAGATGCGGAAGTGTTTTTTGCACCCAATCAACAAGGTGCTGAGGAATCGGATTATAAAATTGCTGTAAAAACAGCAGAAGAGATTGGAACAGATATGATTATTGTTCCTGTGGACACAGTTGATGATGCACTGGATTATTTAAAAAGCATGAAATAA
- the bshC gene encoding bacillithiol biosynthesis cysteine-adding enzyme BshC: MMEYIKMNLPAMNSFASDYIKGSINKSFAEYDWKNEKHIQDRADWLDGRTYPRDEMATYIESFMSKYGISEQVKENIDALREDALVIVGGQQAGLLTGPLYSIHKVISIIKLAKEQSERLNKRVVPIFWIAGEDHDYQEINHVYAEEGHETKKIVYPEKPLSKKMISDINMNPDIAKDWLQDVFSLWGETERTNELLDWAEKAIDQSETITDFFAILINDLFKMHGLLMVDSGDPGFRKLAGPVYQQIAYEAGISKAVIEQQNLLKKNGYNPIIDLDEQCTNLFYYEPSTLNRLLLEREEGSSDLIGKGSGIKLSQIELDRLLSKHPEYFSTNVVSRPLLQEKLFPVLGFIAGPGEIAYWSEIKPAFAMTGEKMPPIWPRLSFTLLEGNIERLLEELNLPLEKVLRKGCSEDREFYLEELRKQAPDTYSSIIKNLESAHLTWQQKAVEFDKGLEPLFEKNRHLIKEQLLFMQKKVESHLERKNEETIAKYNRVENSLHPAGGLQERILNPFYFFNQYGTLWVDCLLAESLEFDGSHYVVTI; the protein is encoded by the coding sequence ATGATGGAATACATAAAAATGAATCTTCCAGCTATGAATAGTTTTGCATCTGACTATATCAAGGGAAGTATAAATAAATCTTTTGCAGAGTATGATTGGAAGAATGAGAAGCATATTCAAGATCGGGCGGATTGGCTTGATGGTCGAACTTATCCACGAGATGAAATGGCAACCTATATTGAATCCTTCATGAGTAAATATGGAATATCAGAGCAAGTAAAGGAAAATATCGATGCCTTGCGTGAGGATGCTTTAGTAATCGTTGGAGGCCAGCAAGCAGGATTATTGACTGGACCGCTGTATTCTATTCATAAAGTTATCTCGATTATAAAATTGGCAAAGGAACAAAGTGAAAGATTAAATAAAAGGGTAGTCCCAATCTTCTGGATTGCTGGTGAGGATCATGATTACCAAGAGATTAATCATGTTTACGCTGAAGAGGGGCATGAAACTAAAAAAATCGTGTACCCGGAAAAACCTTTATCGAAAAAAATGATATCTGATATTAATATGAATCCGGATATAGCGAAAGATTGGCTGCAGGATGTATTTTCCTTATGGGGTGAGACAGAGCGTACGAACGAATTGCTGGATTGGGCGGAAAAAGCAATTGATCAATCCGAAACCATCACCGATTTTTTCGCTATTCTTATAAATGATCTCTTTAAAATGCATGGTCTCTTAATGGTGGATTCAGGTGACCCAGGCTTTAGGAAGCTGGCTGGGCCTGTCTATCAGCAAATTGCTTATGAAGCAGGAATTAGCAAAGCCGTAATTGAACAGCAAAATCTTTTGAAAAAAAACGGATATAATCCGATTATTGATCTTGATGAACAATGTACGAACTTATTTTACTACGAGCCTTCAACTCTTAACCGGCTGCTGTTGGAACGTGAAGAAGGTTCAAGTGACTTAATTGGGAAGGGAAGCGGAATTAAATTATCACAAATAGAGCTGGATCGTTTACTATCTAAACATCCAGAGTATTTCAGTACAAATGTTGTATCTCGTCCACTTTTACAGGAAAAACTGTTTCCTGTCTTAGGATTTATAGCTGGACCCGGCGAGATTGCCTATTGGAGTGAAATTAAACCTGCGTTTGCCATGACTGGAGAAAAGATGCCACCGATATGGCCTCGACTTTCCTTTACGTTATTGGAAGGAAATATTGAAAGATTATTAGAGGAACTTAATCTTCCCTTGGAAAAAGTTTTGAGAAAAGGTTGTTCAGAGGATAGGGAGTTCTATCTGGAAGAATTGCGTAAACAGGCTCCGGATACATATAGCAGTATAATTAAAAATCTGGAATCTGCTCATCTTACGTGGCAACAAAAAGCGGTTGAATTCGATAAAGGATTGGAACCTCTTTTCGAAAAAAATCGCCACTTGATTAAAGAACAGCTCCTTTTTATGCAGAAAAAGGTGGAGAGCCATTTAGAGAGAAAAAATGAAGAAACGATTGCAAAATACAATCGTGTCGAAAATAGTCTCCATCCGGCAGGCGGCCTGCAGGAAAGAATTCTCAATCCGTTTTACTTTTTCAATCAATATGGGACATTATGGGTCGATTGCCTCTTGGCGGAATCGCTCGAATTTGATGGGTCGCATTATGTCGTAACCATATAA
- a CDS encoding patatin-like phospholipase family protein, translating into MEPKIGLALGSGGARGFAHIGLLKVLNSEGINIDCIAGSSMGALIGSFYASGSDLELLQKVSLQFKRKYFMDLTVPRLGFVAGKKIEEYIRLFTKNQNIEDLSIPLAIVATDIEKGERVIFTEGPVYEAVRASISIPGIFVPKRINGKLLVDGGLMDRVPVSVVKEMGADIVIASDVSATRGDTDIESIYDVIFKSLDILQMEIVKMKGINADVMIQPAVESFSSLAFTNILEIIMIGEQEARKKLPEIKEAIQHWKEKKDEA; encoded by the coding sequence ATGGAACCTAAAATTGGATTAGCGCTTGGCTCTGGTGGTGCAAGGGGATTTGCACATATTGGTTTATTAAAAGTGCTAAATAGTGAAGGTATAAATATCGACTGCATAGCCGGGAGCAGTATGGGAGCTTTAATAGGCAGTTTTTATGCAAGTGGATCAGATTTAGAACTGCTGCAAAAAGTTTCGTTGCAATTTAAAAGAAAATACTTTATGGATCTGACTGTACCCAGATTAGGTTTTGTAGCCGGGAAAAAGATTGAGGAATACATTCGATTATTTACAAAAAATCAAAATATAGAGGATCTTTCAATTCCATTGGCTATAGTGGCAACGGATATAGAAAAAGGAGAGAGAGTTATTTTTACGGAAGGTCCTGTTTATGAAGCGGTAAGAGCAAGTATTTCTATACCAGGCATTTTTGTGCCCAAAAGGATTAATGGGAAATTACTTGTAGATGGAGGATTAATGGATCGGGTCCCTGTATCGGTTGTGAAAGAAATGGGAGCGGATATTGTGATTGCAAGCGATGTCTCTGCAACAAGAGGAGATACGGATATTGAATCTATATACGATGTTATTTTTAAAAGTTTAGATATACTGCAAATGGAAATTGTCAAAATGAAAGGGATTAACGCTGACGTAATGATTCAGCCTGCTGTAGAATCATTTAGTTCATTGGCATTTACAAACATTCTTGAAATTATTATGATTGGGGAGCAAGAAGCAAGAAAAAAACTGCCGGAGATTAAAGAGGCCATACAACATTGGAAGGAGAAAAAAGATGAAGCATAA
- the rpmF gene encoding 50S ribosomal protein L32, with amino-acid sequence MAVPFRRTSKTRKRLRRTHFKLQVPGMVECPNCGEMKLSHRICKACGTYKGKEVVNK; translated from the coding sequence ATGGCTGTACCTTTCAGAAGAACTTCGAAAACTAGAAAGAGATTGCGTCGTACGCATTTCAAACTTCAAGTCCCTGGTATGGTTGAATGCCCAAACTGCGGTGAAATGAAATTATCTCACCGTATCTGTAAAGCATGTGGAACATACAAAGGAAAAGAAGTTGTAAATAAATAA